CCCCACGTACCCGCAGCACTTCGGGGCGGAAGTAGCGGTCCTCCTCCAGCGGGGGCATCCGCGTCCGCAGGGCTTTCCAGGCGCGGTCTACGCCGATGCCGGGGGCAAGCGGCTGGCGGGCATACTGAAAGTCCAGGCCCTGCGCCGCGCAGGCCAGTTCGATCGCCAGTACCCCGGCCACATTCTCCACGATCTCGCGTAGCTGCCGCGCCCCGTGTGCGCCCATGCTGACATGATCTTCCTGATTGGCAGAAGTAGGGATAGAGTCCACGCTGGCAGGGTGAGCCAGTACCTTGTTCTCACTGACCAGGGCAGCGGCGGTGTACTGCGCGATCATAAAGCCGCTACTCAGACCGCCCTGAGGGGTCAAGAACGCAGGCAGCCCACTCAGCGCCGGGTTGAGCAGCTGCTCGGTGCGCCGCTCGGAGATGCTGCCCAGTTCGGCGACGGCGACCTTCAGGACGTCAATCGTCACGGCCAGCGGTTGCCCGTGGAAATTCCCGCCAGAGACGACTTCGCCCGTGTCGGGGAAAATCAGTGGGTTGTCTGTGACCGAGTTGAACTCGGTTTGCAGGACCCGTTCGGCATGTTCCAGTGCATCCAGGCTGGCCCCGTGGACCTGCGGCACGGCCCGCAGGGAATAGGCATCCTGCACTCGCCCGTCGCCGGTCAGGTGACTGGGCGCGATCTCGGAGTCACGCAAGTGATCACGCAGCTCGGCGGCCACCGCCACCGCGCCGGGATGCGGGCGCAGACCCACCACGTCCGCTCCGAACGGGCGGTGAGAGCCGTATTTGGCCTCCACCGTCATGGCGGCGGCCAGGTTGGCGGTGTGCAGCAACGTGCGGGTGTCATGCATGGCCAGGGCCAGCAATGAACCCATCAGCTGCGTGCCGTTGATAAGCGCCAGTCCCTCTTTGGCCTGTAAGGTCAGCGGGTCTAGCCCCAGCTCACGCAGCACTTCGGCAGCGGGGCGCACCTCGCCGCCATACATCATCTCGCCCAGTCCCAGCAGGCCCAGCGTCAGGTGGGCCAGCGGGGCCAGATCGCCTGAAGCACCCACGCTGCCCTGGGCCGGGACCACCGGCAGCGCGTCAGCGTTCAGCAGGGCCAGCAGCAGTTCGACCACCTCGGGCCGCACCCCGCTGTGCCCCAGTGCCAGGCTCTGCGCCCGCAGCAGCAGCATTCCGCGCACCACTTCGCCGGGCAGCGGCTCGCCCAGCCCGATGGCGTGCGACACGATTAGGTTATGTTGCAGTTGCGCCAGCTGCTGGCGGTCAATCTGCACGTTCTCGAACCGGCCAAAGCCGGTGTTCACGCCATAAATGGCCGCGTCGCCTTCCACGATGCGCTCGATGATGGCGCGGGCTTTGGCGATGCGCTCACGGGCGGCTTCGGACAGCTCCACCGTTTCGCCGCCGCGCACCACGGCGATAAAGCCGCCCAGGGTCAGTTGTTTGTCCAGAATCATGCCTACAGGGTAAGCCAAAGTGCTGATGTGCCCACTCCGCCTCCGTGCCATAGTCGCCCATGTCGCGTTTGCCCTCTGGTTACACCGTCAGGCCCGGTACCCCCGCCGACCTTCCGGGGGTGGCTGGGTTGCTGAGCGCCGCCCACCCCGAGCGGCCCGTCAGCCTGGAAACCTTGCAGCGCTGGGACGCGGGCCGCAGTTCAGAGGAGCCTTTTCAGCGCCTGCTGATAGAGTGCGGCGGGCGGCTGGTCGCCTTCAGCGAAACGGGTGTTCCCCGCGAAGAAGACCATCCCGGCTGGCTGAGCGTGGAGGTTGTGACCCTGCAGCCCCCCCTGGCTCCTGATCTGCTGGACATGGCCGGAGAGTACGCCCGCTCCCAGGGTGCCCATACCCTGATGACGACTTTGCATGAAGACTGGTGGGAGCGGCCCTTCTATGGGCAGCGCGGCTACCACGAACATGACCGCTTATGGCCCAGCAGCCTGAACATGACCGGTCTGGACATGGGCCGTTTCGGGGAAGCACTAATGCGGGCGACAGCTTTGGGCGTAACGCTGCGCCCGCTGAGCAGCTTCACGGCGCTGGCCGATTTCGGTGACGTAGAGGCCCTTCAGCGGCGGCTCTTCAGCTTGCAAAGCGCCATAGAACGGGACGTGCCCAGTGCCGTGCCGATGAGCGAGTGGACTTTTGAAACCTGGCAGCGGCACATGCTCCCGACAATTGTTCCCGGGGCCGAAGTGTGGCTGGCGGTGTCCCCGGAGGGCGACTGGGTGGCCATGACCGGCCCACTGCGTCCCATGCCCGAGCGCTCCGCTACGCTGCATAACGGCATCACCGGGGTACTGAGGCCCTGGCGCGGGCGTTCGCTGGCGCTAGTCCTGAAGCTGGCGGCGGTGCGCTGGGCGCTAAACCAGGGCTACCAGCACCTGCGCACCACCAACCATGCCCGTAACACGCCCATGCTGCGCATTAATGACCACCTGGGCTTCGTGCGCGAAACGGCGCGGCTGGTGCTTATTCGCGAATTGCAGTAGCCCGCACACCCCCGCACCACACCTCGGCCACCACATTCCCGCCCAGCACATACGCCACCTCGCGCCAGTCGGCTCCTTCCAGCACGCAAAAATCGGCCCGCTGTCCTTTGCTCAGGCTGCCCCGGTCAGTGAGTCCCAGCGCTGCAGCCGCGTTCACGGTGCAGGCGGTCAGGGCTTCGGCGGGAGTCAGACCGCACAGCCGTACGCCCAGGGCCAGGGCGAATTGTGTACTGAACAGCGGCGAGCTGCCGGGATTCAGGTCCGTGCCGATGGCGACCGCGGCCCCGGCGTCGATCAGTTTCCGGCCCGGTGCAGCGGGCAGGCCCAGGTGCAGGGTGACCCCCGGGAGGATGGTCGCCACCGTATCCGAAGCAGCCAGCGCGGCAATTTGCTCCGGGCCACTCGCCTCCAAGTGATCCACGCTCAGCGCACCCAGTTCGCAGGCCAGCTCGGTTCCACCAATCGCATGGAACTGGTCGGCGTGCAGCTTGGTGTGCAGGCCCGTACTCTGCGCCGCTTCCAGAAGGGCGCGGGTTTCTTCTACCGTAAAGGCTTCTTTCTCAGTAAAGACATCCACCGCGTTCGCCAATCCCATTTCGGCGGCCTGTGGAATCAGGTGGCGGCACACCTCCTGCACGTATTCGGCGCGGCCCGTTTCAGGCGGCACATGAATCAGCAAAGTAGGGCTCAGATCGAACTCGCGGCGCAGTTCGCGCACGGCCCGTAGCATTCGCAGTTCGGCTTCCGGGTCCAGCCCATACCCACTTTTCACCTCTATCGTCGTCGCTCCGGAGCAGCGCAGCGCTGCCAGTCGGGGCCGGGCCAGGGCGACCAGCTCGTCCACAGTCGCGGCAGCCGTGGCCCGCATCGTAGAGCGAATACCTCCGCCACGGGCCAGGATTTCCTCATAGGTGGCCCCGCTCAATTTGGCGTCCCAGTCGGCCAGGCGGTCTCCGGCCCAGACCGCGTGGGTGTGGGGGTCCACCAGCCCTGGCACCACCGCTCGCCCGCCCAGGCTGATGGTTTGCTCGGCCTGGGGCGCGTCCGCCGCCTGGCCGGTCCAGGCGATGACGCCATCACGCACCAGCAGCGCGGCGTTCTCTGTCACGCTCAGCCCTCTCATTGCTGCGCCACGCTGAAGGCCGCTGGCGGGCGTAGCCAGCTGGGAGATATCGGTAAAAAGCGTCTCGGTCATGCCTCTCCTTCCCACACGGCGCAGAGCGTTTCCATGATCAGCCGTGCCATCAGCAGTTCACTGCGCCCGGATGGATCCAGGTTCGGGGCCAGTTCCACCAGATCCAGCCCCACGATATGGTTTCGCCGGGCCGTGGCCGCCATCAACGCCGCTCCCTGCGCGTAGCTGAGGCCATCAGGTTCTGGGCTGCTGGTCCCTGGAATCACCGCCGGATCAAAGCCGTCCACGTCGATACTGAGATACACGTTCTGCCCCATAGGCAAGCCTTCAAGGACGCCGATAAAATCCGCATCTACCTCGCGCATTTCGGTCAGGGTGTGTCCCCGCGCCCGCGCGGCTGCGACTGCTTCGGGGTCGAAGCGCAGGCCGCGCAGGCCAATGGTGCTGATATGAAACAGGTTGGGCAGCGCCTCGGCGGCCCGGCGAAAAGGACTGGAATTGCTCCAGCGCGTATCGTTACGGACATCGGTAAAGTCCAGGTGGGCGTCGAGCTGAACGACATGCAGAGCCTCCACATCGTCAAAGGCCTGCAGCAGTGGATAACTCACAGAGTGATCACCACCCAGAAAGACGGGCAGCCGACATCTGGACCGGACCTGCCGCGCCGCCTCGGTAATACGGTCATGCGCCAGTTCCGGCTCCAGGCTGGGCAGCACCACATCGCCTGCATCGGCAAAGGTGACTCCTGCCAGCCGGGTGATGCCGTCCAGTCCGGTAAAGGGCGGCACGCTGCGCAAGCTGGCTTCCCGCAGCGCCCGCGGCGCAAAGCGCGCCCCAGGCCGGAAGCCCAGCGCGATGTCAAAGGGAATCCCCAACGCGGCCACATCAGCGTGCCAGTCGCCGCTGGGGTCAACCAGTGGGGCGCGGGCAAAGGTAGGAATGCCGCCGTAGGGGAGATGGGTGGGGTGGGTCATGCTTGCTCCATTCTTGAATGACCAGACGGTCCAGAGGGCCAAACCAGACTGACCTGACCACCAGCAGCGCGCCGAACAGGGCAGAGTGCCAGACGCTGCCACCAGTCTGGGCCATGGCTTCAGGTTAGGCGTCCGCCGCCCGGCGCTCCAGTTCCTTACGCAAAATGGTGATCTGCCCCTGATGGCGCAACTCGTCTTCCATCACATGAAACCAGCACCAGTGATGGTTGGTCGGAACACCAAACAGATCCAGTTCAGGTGGCAAGCCAGCGCTGAGCCAGTCGTCATCACGCTGGCTCAGTTCTGCCAGGGTTTGGGCGCGGACCTGCGCCATTCGCGCCAGATAAAAGTCCAGTTCCTGGCCCTGGAAAGCGGCGCGGCCCGCCTCGCCCAGGACGTTTTCCGGACGGTCAAATCCATCGGTCCGTCCGTCAAAGGTCAGACGGCCATAGCCGTGTTCGGTTCCGGCAAAATGCGCCAGCAGCATCCCGATGGTGTTTCCGCCGGGCAGCACCTGGGTGTCCAGCTCTGCGGTGCTCAGGCCGTTGACGGCGTGCAGGGTGTTGGTCCGGACATATTCCAGGCTGTGGACCAGGAGGGAGATCTGAGGGCTGAACCCCTCCAGATTACCCGGCTGGAAGTGGTCGCTGTAGGAGAGGGGCAGCGCCTTCATTTCCGGTTCTCGATCCCCAGACTCGGCAGGTCGATGCCGCGCTCCTTCGCCGTTTCGATGGCGTGTGCGTAGCCGGCGTCGGCGTGGCGAATCACGCCCATGCCGGGGTCATTGGTCAGGCAGCGGCTGAGGCGCTCGGCGGCTTCCTCGCTGCCGTCGGCCAGGGCCACCAGGCCGGAGTGCTGCGAGAAGCCCAGGCCTACGCCACCACCGTGGTGAAAGCTCATCCAGGCTGCGCCAGAGGCGATGCCGACGCCGAAGTTCAGCAGCGGCCAGTCGCTCACCGCGTCGCTGCCGTCCTGCATGGCTTCCGTCTCGCGGTAGGGGCTGGCGACACTGCCAGCGTCCAGATGGTCGCGCCCGATCACGATGGGGGCCTTCAGGCGGCCATCCCGCACCATGTCGTTAAAGAGTTTCGCGGCTTTGTCGCGCTCCTTGTAGCCCAGCCAGCAGATCCGGGCGGGCAAGCCCTGAAAAGCGATCTGCTCGGCGGCGTAGGTCAGCCAACTCTGCAGGCGCTCATCTTCCGGGAACAGCTCCAACAGCGCCCGGTCGGTAGCGTAGATGTCTTCCGGGTCGCCTGACAGCGCCACCCAGCGAAACGGTCCACGTCCCTCGCAGAAGGAATCGCGAATAAAGGCGGGGACAAAGCCAGGGTAGTCAAAAGCGTTTTCCACCCCTGCCTCGAAGGCCCGCTGGCGCAGGTTATTGCCGTAGTCGAAGGCCACCGCGCCGCGCCGCTGCAGCTCCAGAATGGCGCGGACATGTGTCGCCATCGCAGCATAGGCCCGCTCACGGTACTCCTGTGGCGCATCCTGGCGCAGCCGGCCGGCGTCCTCGTCGGGGCGCACCGGGGGGATATACCCCCACATCGGGTCGTGGGCGCTGGTCTGGTCGGTGATCAGGTCAGGCGTCCAGTTCATTTCTGCCAATTGCGGCACCAGTTCGGCCGCGTTGCCCAGCACGCCGATGGAGCGGGCCACGCCCTCGGCCTTGTACTGCTCGGCCTTTTTGATGGCGTCCGCCAGGCTGTCCGCCA
This sequence is a window from Deinococcus radiophilus. Protein-coding genes within it:
- the hutH gene encoding histidine ammonia-lyase, which encodes MILDKQLTLGGFIAVVRGGETVELSEAARERIAKARAIIERIVEGDAAIYGVNTGFGRFENVQIDRQQLAQLQHNLIVSHAIGLGEPLPGEVVRGMLLLRAQSLALGHSGVRPEVVELLLALLNADALPVVPAQGSVGASGDLAPLAHLTLGLLGLGEMMYGGEVRPAAEVLRELGLDPLTLQAKEGLALINGTQLMGSLLALAMHDTRTLLHTANLAAAMTVEAKYGSHRPFGADVVGLRPHPGAVAVAAELRDHLRDSEIAPSHLTGDGRVQDAYSLRAVPQVHGASLDALEHAERVLQTEFNSVTDNPLIFPDTGEVVSGGNFHGQPLAVTIDVLKVAVAELGSISERRTEQLLNPALSGLPAFLTPQGGLSSGFMIAQYTAAALVSENKVLAHPASVDSIPTSANQEDHVSMGAHGARQLREIVENVAGVLAIELACAAQGLDFQYARQPLAPGIGVDRAWKALRTRMPPLEEDRYFRPEVLRVRGAVLSGELLAAARGE
- a CDS encoding GNAT family N-acetyltransferase; amino-acid sequence: MSRLPSGYTVRPGTPADLPGVAGLLSAAHPERPVSLETLQRWDAGRSSEEPFQRLLIECGGRLVAFSETGVPREEDHPGWLSVEVVTLQPPLAPDLLDMAGEYARSQGAHTLMTTLHEDWWERPFYGQRGYHEHDRLWPSSLNMTGLDMGRFGEALMRATALGVTLRPLSSFTALADFGDVEALQRRLFSLQSAIERDVPSAVPMSEWTFETWQRHMLPTIVPGAEVWLAVSPEGDWVAMTGPLRPMPERSATLHNGITGVLRPWRGRSLALVLKLAAVRWALNQGYQHLRTTNHARNTPMLRINDHLGFVRETARLVLIRELQ
- the hutI gene encoding imidazolonepropionase, with amino-acid sequence MTETLFTDISQLATPASGLQRGAAMRGLSVTENAALLVRDGVIAWTGQAADAPQAEQTISLGGRAVVPGLVDPHTHAVWAGDRLADWDAKLSGATYEEILARGGGIRSTMRATAAATVDELVALARPRLAALRCSGATTIEVKSGYGLDPEAELRMLRAVRELRREFDLSPTLLIHVPPETGRAEYVQEVCRHLIPQAAEMGLANAVDVFTEKEAFTVEETRALLEAAQSTGLHTKLHADQFHAIGGTELACELGALSVDHLEASGPEQIAALAASDTVATILPGVTLHLGLPAAPGRKLIDAGAAVAIGTDLNPGSSPLFSTQFALALGVRLCGLTPAEALTACTVNAAAALGLTDRGSLSKGQRADFCVLEGADWREVAYVLGGNVVAEVWCGGVRATAIRE
- a CDS encoding arginase family protein, which encodes MTHPTHLPYGGIPTFARAPLVDPSGDWHADVAALGIPFDIALGFRPGARFAPRALREASLRSVPPFTGLDGITRLAGVTFADAGDVVLPSLEPELAHDRITEAARQVRSRCRLPVFLGGDHSVSYPLLQAFDDVEALHVVQLDAHLDFTDVRNDTRWSNSSPFRRAAEALPNLFHISTIGLRGLRFDPEAVAAARARGHTLTEMREVDADFIGVLEGLPMGQNVYLSIDVDGFDPAVIPGTSSPEPDGLSYAQGAALMAATARRNHIVGLDLVELAPNLDPSGRSELLMARLIMETLCAVWEGEA
- a CDS encoding DinB family protein → MKALPLSYSDHFQPGNLEGFSPQISLLVHSLEYVRTNTLHAVNGLSTAELDTQVLPGGNTIGMLLAHFAGTEHGYGRLTFDGRTDGFDRPENVLGEAGRAAFQGQELDFYLARMAQVRAQTLAELSQRDDDWLSAGLPPELDLFGVPTNHHWCWFHVMEDELRHQGQITILRKELERRAADA
- the hutU gene encoding urocanate hydratase → MTQTEPRVIRAPRGPNKTAKGWIQEAAKRMLMNNLDPEVAEHPEALVVYGGRGKAARNWEAFDRIVETLDRLENDETLLVQSGKPVAVFRTFLHAPRVLIANSNLVPHWATWEEFDRLDQAGLMMYGQMTAGSWIYIGTQGILQGTYETFAGAAKKHFGGSLKGTVTVTAGLGGMGGAQPLAVKLAGGVAICIEVDPTRTQKRLDTRYLDEVADSLADAIKKAEQYKAEGVARSIGVLGNAAELVPQLAEMNWTPDLITDQTSAHDPMWGYIPPVRPDEDAGRLRQDAPQEYRERAYAAMATHVRAILELQRRGAVAFDYGNNLRQRAFEAGVENAFDYPGFVPAFIRDSFCEGRGPFRWVALSGDPEDIYATDRALLELFPEDERLQSWLTYAAEQIAFQGLPARICWLGYKERDKAAKLFNDMVRDGRLKAPIVIGRDHLDAGSVASPYRETEAMQDGSDAVSDWPLLNFGVGIASGAAWMSFHHGGGVGLGFSQHSGLVALADGSEEAAERLSRCLTNDPGMGVIRHADAGYAHAIETAKERGIDLPSLGIENRK